A stretch of the Glutamicibacter sp. JL.03c genome encodes the following:
- a CDS encoding SDR family oxidoreductase, which translates to MSQLFDLSGRLALVTGSSRGIGRELARALADAGATIILHGRDEQRLAETAADFANRYGADRIHSVCFDVTDDASVRENIAAIEKNIGAIRILVNNAGIQHRVPMLELDVADWQRVIETNLTSAFLVGREVARGMVQRGEGKIINICSVQTDLARPTISAYTAAKGGLRNLTRAMTAEWAGAGLQINGIAPGYIHTEMTQNLVDDEKFNSWILGRTPAARWGSVEDLAGPAIWLASDGSNYVNGQTIFIDGGMSVVV; encoded by the coding sequence ATGAGTCAACTCTTCGACCTATCCGGGCGATTGGCCCTAGTCACCGGGTCCTCCCGCGGCATCGGCCGCGAATTGGCCCGCGCCCTGGCTGACGCCGGAGCCACCATCATCCTGCACGGGCGAGATGAGCAGCGCCTGGCCGAAACCGCCGCGGACTTCGCCAACCGCTACGGGGCAGATCGCATCCACAGCGTCTGCTTCGACGTCACCGATGACGCCTCCGTACGCGAGAACATCGCGGCGATCGAAAAAAATATCGGTGCGATCCGCATCCTGGTGAACAACGCCGGCATCCAGCACCGCGTTCCCATGCTTGAACTGGACGTCGCCGACTGGCAGCGAGTCATCGAAACCAACCTGACCAGCGCCTTCCTGGTAGGGCGCGAAGTCGCCCGCGGCATGGTGCAACGCGGCGAAGGCAAGATTATCAACATCTGTTCGGTGCAAACCGACTTGGCTCGCCCCACCATCTCCGCCTACACCGCGGCCAAGGGCGGCCTGCGCAACCTCACCCGCGCCATGACCGCAGAATGGGCTGGCGCAGGACTGCAGATCAACGGCATCGCACCGGGTTACATCCACACCGAGATGACCCAGAACCTCGTGGACGACGAGAAATTCAACTCGTGGATCCTGGGCCGCACACCGGCCGCCCGCTGGGGTTCCGTTGAGGACCTGGCCGGCCCGGCGATCTGGCTGGCCTCGGATGGATCCAATTACGTCAACGGGCAAACCATTTTCATCGACGGAGGCATGAGCGTTGTCGTCTAG
- a CDS encoding FadR/GntR family transcriptional regulator: MPINPAPRAYQIVLQAIEQDLRMEKLSVGDQLPGERALAEQHGISRASVRDAIRILDVMGIIKTSTGSGPNSGAVIISNPSAGISQALRLHLAAKGINVREIVESRILLETWAAQMNPRDPIHAQQVIDRTAVLIMRMDDAQLSREAFHRIDAEFHVLLASMAGNSVVESMMESLRNSISDYVAASIPDDESWQPVVKVLRRQHKAIHHAFATGQRERAAQLLEEHINWFYTQTRSM; this comes from the coding sequence ATGCCAATTAACCCAGCTCCGCGTGCGTACCAGATCGTGCTTCAGGCCATTGAGCAAGATCTGCGTATGGAGAAGTTGTCTGTGGGGGACCAGCTTCCCGGTGAACGTGCGCTCGCGGAGCAGCATGGGATCTCCCGCGCCTCGGTACGCGATGCCATCCGCATCCTTGACGTGATGGGCATTATCAAGACTTCCACGGGTTCCGGACCCAATTCCGGGGCGGTGATCATCTCCAACCCATCGGCCGGGATCTCCCAGGCCTTGCGCCTGCACCTGGCGGCCAAGGGCATCAATGTCCGAGAGATTGTCGAATCTCGCATCCTGCTGGAAACCTGGGCCGCGCAGATGAACCCCCGCGACCCGATCCACGCCCAGCAGGTCATCGACCGCACCGCGGTGCTGATCATGCGCATGGATGATGCGCAGCTTTCGCGCGAGGCCTTCCACCGGATCGATGCCGAATTCCATGTGCTGCTTGCGTCCATGGCCGGCAACTCTGTGGTCGAATCCATGATGGAATCCCTGCGCAACTCCATCAGCGATTACGTTGCCGCATCGATTCCGGATGACGAATCCTGGCAGCCGGTGGTCAAGGTGCTGCGCCGCCAGCACAAGGCCATCCACCATGCCTTCGCCACCGGGCAGCGCGAACGCGCAGCCCAGCTGCTCGAAGAGCACATCAACTGGTTCTACACTCAAACCCGGTCGATGTAG
- a CDS encoding L-lactate permease, translating into MFTPSTEPIAGSVAISALIALIPLVTFFVLLAVIKTKAHWAGLGSLAVAIIVAILGWKMPVAMALNSGVMGMVFGAFPIVWIVVMAIFLYQVTVKSGRFEDLRRVFDVIGGGDVRIQAVLIAFCFGGLLEALAGFGAPVAITATMLLALGLSPLRAACAVLIANTAPVAFGAVAIPITTAGALTGIPAKEIGAVVGHQSPLLALFVPTILVLILDGWRGVRQVLPATLTIGITFGIAQWLCSTYFSYELTDIVASLVGLAAAVILLRFWTPKGADEARTRVLTPEAAALPVQSGTKLDKANTWMALFPYLLVIVIFGLAKLWKLGIDIPAWLASTDLKFGWPGLHGKVVDAQGEAVSSTLYTFSWLSSPGTLLLITGVIVAFVYSRNTSGGKYAMTFGEGLGEIGKTIYNMRFAALTILSVLGLAYVMNLSGQTITVGTWLAGAGGFFAFLSPILGWIGTAVTGSDTSANALFAKLQQTAGVNAGIDPHLLVAANTSGGVVGKLISPQNLAIAATSVKMEGQESVILKKVAGWSVGMLLVLCCLVYLQSTPVLSWMLP; encoded by the coding sequence GTGTTTACTCCCTCCACAGAACCGATAGCAGGAAGTGTTGCGATCTCTGCGCTGATCGCACTGATTCCTCTCGTCACCTTTTTTGTACTGCTAGCCGTGATCAAGACCAAGGCCCACTGGGCCGGGCTGGGATCCTTGGCAGTGGCCATCATCGTCGCCATCCTCGGTTGGAAAATGCCGGTGGCCATGGCCCTGAACTCCGGGGTCATGGGCATGGTGTTCGGCGCGTTCCCGATCGTCTGGATCGTGGTCATGGCCATCTTCCTCTACCAGGTCACCGTCAAGTCCGGACGCTTCGAGGACCTGCGCCGCGTGTTCGACGTCATCGGCGGCGGAGATGTCCGCATCCAGGCAGTGCTGATCGCCTTCTGCTTCGGCGGACTGCTCGAGGCGCTGGCCGGGTTCGGCGCTCCGGTGGCCATTACCGCGACCATGCTGCTGGCCCTGGGCCTCTCGCCGCTGCGCGCAGCCTGCGCCGTGCTGATCGCCAATACCGCGCCGGTGGCCTTTGGCGCCGTGGCCATTCCGATCACCACCGCCGGCGCGCTGACCGGCATTCCGGCCAAGGAAATCGGGGCGGTCGTCGGCCACCAGTCGCCACTGCTGGCACTGTTCGTTCCCACCATCCTGGTCTTGATCCTCGATGGCTGGCGCGGTGTGCGCCAGGTGCTGCCCGCGACACTGACCATCGGCATCACCTTCGGCATCGCCCAGTGGCTGTGCTCCACCTACTTCTCCTACGAGCTGACCGACATCGTCGCATCGCTGGTCGGCCTGGCGGCCGCGGTGATCCTGCTGCGCTTCTGGACTCCGAAGGGTGCTGACGAGGCCCGCACCCGCGTGCTGACCCCCGAAGCCGCCGCACTGCCGGTGCAGAGCGGTACCAAGCTGGACAAGGCCAACACCTGGATGGCGCTGTTCCCGTACCTTTTGGTAATCGTGATCTTCGGCCTGGCCAAGCTCTGGAAGCTGGGCATCGACATCCCTGCCTGGCTGGCCAGCACCGATCTCAAGTTCGGCTGGCCGGGCCTGCACGGCAAGGTCGTCGACGCCCAGGGCGAGGCCGTCTCCTCGACCCTGTACACCTTCTCCTGGCTGTCCTCGCCGGGCACCCTGCTGCTGATCACCGGCGTGATCGTCGCCTTCGTCTACTCGCGCAACACCTCCGGCGGCAAGTACGCCATGACCTTCGGCGAGGGCCTGGGCGAGATCGGGAAGACCATCTACAACATGCGTTTCGCCGCCCTGACCATCCTCTCGGTCCTGGGACTGGCCTATGTGATGAACCTGTCCGGCCAGACCATCACCGTGGGCACCTGGCTGGCTGGCGCCGGCGGATTCTTCGCTTTCCTCTCGCCAATCCTGGGCTGGATCGGCACCGCGGTGACCGGTTCGGATACCTCGGCCAACGCGCTGTTCGCCAAGCTGCAGCAGACCGCCGGCGTGAATGCCGGAATCGACCCGCACCTGCTGGTGGCAGCCAATACCTCCGGTGGCGTGGTCGGCAAGCTGATTTCCCCGCAGAACCTGGCCATCGCCGCGACCAGCGTGAAGATGGAAGGCCAGGAATCGGTGATCCTGAAGAAGGTCGCCGGATGGTCGGTCGGCATGCTGCTGGTGCTGTGCTGCCTGGTCTACCTGCAGTCCACTCCGGTGCTGTCCTGGATGCTTCCGTAG
- a CDS encoding (Fe-S)-binding protein has protein sequence MRIALFATCIVDAMYPETAKSTVKILERLGHEVIFPKAQACCGQMHMNSGYMPEALPVVENHVRAFDTDEYDVAVAPSGSCVASVKHQHPYLAQRLGKPELKDRAKAVGARTYELSQLLVDVLGITNAAAQLGSYFPETITYHPSCHGMRSLGLGDRQLDLLKTVGGITVNELPEADQCCGFGGTFSIKNADVSSAMLDDKVKNICSTGASACSGGDASCLMHIGGGLSRTGAKPKTLHLADILASTMEETVTL, from the coding sequence ATGCGAATTGCTCTCTTTGCCACGTGCATAGTGGACGCCATGTATCCGGAAACGGCCAAGTCGACAGTCAAAATCCTGGAACGCCTGGGCCACGAAGTCATCTTCCCCAAGGCGCAAGCCTGCTGTGGGCAAATGCACATGAATTCGGGCTACATGCCTGAAGCCCTGCCCGTGGTTGAAAACCATGTCAGGGCCTTCGACACCGACGAGTACGACGTGGCCGTCGCCCCCTCGGGCTCGTGCGTCGCCTCGGTGAAGCACCAGCACCCCTACCTGGCGCAGCGCCTGGGCAAGCCGGAGCTGAAGGACCGCGCCAAAGCCGTCGGCGCTCGCACCTATGAGCTGAGCCAGCTGCTGGTGGATGTCCTGGGCATCACCAACGCTGCCGCGCAGCTGGGCAGCTACTTCCCCGAAACCATCACCTACCACCCGTCCTGCCATGGCATGCGCTCCTTGGGACTCGGCGACCGCCAGCTGGATCTGCTCAAGACCGTCGGCGGCATCACCGTCAACGAGCTGCCCGAAGCAGACCAGTGCTGCGGTTTCGGCGGAACCTTCTCGATCAAGAACGCGGACGTCTCCTCGGCCATGCTCGATGACAAGGTGAAGAACATCTGCTCCACCGGTGCCTCGGCCTGCTCCGGCGGCGATGCCTCCTGCCTGATGCACATCGGCGGCGGCCTCTCCCGCACCGGTGCCAAGCCCAAGACCCTGCACCTGGCCGACATCCTGGCCAGCACCATGGAAGAGACGGTGACACTGTGA
- a CDS encoding LutB/LldF family L-lactate oxidation iron-sulfur protein has product MPAGGQGNLFETEPFPKAAHRELGNTQMRKNLRHATHTIRDKRLKVVGELPDWEALRDAGSTIKNNSMATLEERLLEFEKNFTARGGVVHWARDADEANKIVTELVKATGSQEVVKVKSMATQEIGLNEHLEAEGIDAFETDLAELIVQLGHDKPSHILVPAIHKNRTEVRDIFLSQMPVVDPNLTDEPAKLAEAARAHLRKKFLAAKVAISGANFALADTGTLGVVESEGNGRMCLTLPETLITVMGIEKVLPHWEDVEVFMQLLPRSSTGERMNPYTSLWTGVTEDDGPQNVHIVLLDNGRTRALADRFGRSALNCIRCSACMNVCPVYERTGGHAYGSTYPGPIGAILSPLLTGIEVEENGSLPYASSLCGACYEACPVKINIPEILVHLRGDDVDAKREKHKLPTQMDLLMKGGSWALGKGKNIGLLEKALPLGRLAAGKDKKIKKLPGIAAGWTQSRDIPAPPNKSFRDWWSDEKESM; this is encoded by the coding sequence ATGCCCGCTGGCGGACAGGGCAACCTGTTCGAAACCGAGCCATTCCCCAAGGCGGCGCACCGCGAACTGGGCAACACCCAGATGCGCAAGAACCTGCGCCATGCCACCCACACCATCCGCGACAAGCGGCTGAAGGTCGTGGGCGAGCTTCCCGACTGGGAAGCCCTGCGCGATGCGGGCAGCACCATCAAGAACAACTCCATGGCCACCCTCGAAGAACGCCTGCTCGAGTTCGAAAAGAATTTCACCGCGCGTGGCGGCGTGGTCCACTGGGCCCGCGACGCCGATGAAGCGAACAAGATCGTCACCGAACTGGTCAAGGCCACCGGCTCCCAGGAAGTGGTCAAGGTCAAGTCCATGGCCACCCAGGAAATCGGGCTCAACGAGCACTTGGAAGCCGAAGGCATCGACGCCTTCGAAACCGACCTTGCCGAACTGATCGTCCAGCTCGGGCACGATAAGCCAAGCCACATCCTGGTCCCGGCCATCCACAAGAACCGCACCGAAGTGCGCGACATTTTCCTGAGCCAAATGCCGGTGGTCGACCCGAACCTGACCGATGAGCCAGCCAAGCTGGCCGAGGCAGCCCGCGCCCACCTGCGCAAGAAGTTCCTCGCTGCCAAGGTCGCGATCTCCGGAGCCAACTTCGCGCTGGCCGATACCGGCACCCTGGGCGTCGTGGAATCCGAAGGCAACGGCCGCATGTGCCTGACCCTGCCCGAAACCCTGATCACCGTCATGGGCATCGAGAAGGTCCTGCCGCATTGGGAGGACGTCGAGGTCTTCATGCAGCTGCTGCCGCGCTCCTCCACCGGCGAGCGCATGAACCCGTACACCTCGCTGTGGACCGGGGTCACCGAGGACGACGGACCGCAGAACGTGCACATCGTGCTGCTGGATAACGGTCGCACCCGCGCACTGGCCGATCGCTTCGGCCGCAGCGCGCTGAACTGCATCCGCTGCTCGGCCTGCATGAACGTGTGCCCGGTCTACGAGCGCACCGGCGGCCACGCCTACGGCTCGACCTACCCGGGCCCGATCGGCGCGATCCTCTCCCCGCTGCTGACCGGCATCGAGGTCGAGGAAAACGGCTCCCTGCCCTACGCATCGTCACTGTGCGGCGCCTGCTACGAAGCCTGCCCGGTCAAGATCAACATCCCGGAAATCCTGGTGCACCTGCGCGGCGACGATGTGGATGCCAAGCGCGAGAAGCACAAGCTGCCGACCCAGATGGACCTGCTGATGAAGGGCGGGTCCTGGGCCTTGGGCAAGGGCAAGAATATTGGCCTTCTCGAAAAGGCGCTGCCATTGGGCCGGCTCGCCGCAGGCAAGGACAAGAAGATCAAGAAGCTGCCGGGCATCGCTGCCGGGTGGACCCAGAGCCGAGATATTCCAGCCCCGCCCAACAAGTCCTTCCGCGACTGGTGGAGCGACGAAAAGGAGTCCATGTGA
- a CDS encoding LutC/YkgG family protein, with product MSAKDEILSRIRSALADTPATEEVPREYRTTSDMNEEQLIELLVDRLVDYKAGVEVIEAAQIPEFVAAKLKDAASVVYPQGLDTAWLSALGQNVEQRVDAPGARLSVAELDATSAVVTSSAVSVAESGTIILDGQPDQGRRAISLVPDHHLCIVPISTIVQLLPEAMPRLSITRPLTWISGPSATSDIELERVEGVHGPRTLDVLMVRGL from the coding sequence GTGAGCGCGAAAGACGAAATCCTCTCGCGGATCCGTTCGGCCCTGGCCGACACCCCGGCCACCGAAGAGGTTCCCCGCGAATACCGCACCACCTCGGATATGAACGAAGAACAGCTGATCGAGCTGCTGGTGGATCGCCTGGTGGACTACAAGGCGGGGGTCGAGGTCATCGAGGCCGCGCAGATTCCCGAGTTCGTGGCCGCCAAGCTCAAGGACGCTGCCAGCGTCGTCTACCCGCAGGGCCTGGATACCGCATGGCTTTCGGCCTTGGGCCAGAACGTGGAACAGCGCGTTGATGCACCGGGCGCCCGCTTGAGCGTGGCCGAATTGGATGCCACCAGTGCGGTGGTCACCTCATCGGCGGTCTCCGTGGCCGAGTCGGGAACCATCATCCTCGATGGCCAGCCGGACCAGGGACGCCGCGCCATTTCGCTCGTTCCGGACCACCACCTCTGCATTGTTCCGATCTCCACAATCGTGCAGCTGCTGCCCGAAGCCATGCCGCGCCTGTCCATCACTCGCCCGCTGACCTGGATCTCCGGCCCCTCGGCCACCAGCGATATCGAGCTGGAACGCGTTGAAGGCGTCCACGGTCCACGAACCTTGGATGTGCTGATGGTGCGCGGGCTGTAA
- the aztD gene encoding zinc metallochaperone AztD, whose product MKITSPRTLKAGSALAVLGLLATGCSAQSAADSSATTPTRVAVTYANGVSVLDGQSLEVLKSFDTEEFTRLNSAGDGKNFMLTTSKGFQVLDAVTPELTQTTFAASAAGHVVAHAGKTALFDDGSGTTTLFDTDELAGADGKLPEVQTVESPAHHGVSVALEDGSVLTTIGDADSRSGVQLLDGKHQKVAENTDCPGVHGEGTAAQGRAVFGCENGALVFADGKFTKLTAPDAYGRMGNAYVSPTSELVIGDYKDDPDAEGSLLHQITLIDTAKPSYQVVDLPEGVEYTWRGVARGPQDLGYLLGTDGKIHVIDPSTGKITRSLEAIDPWEGPAQWQEAHPSLRLDGNTAYVSEPAKKSLYAIDLDTGEKTATVKLDAEPNEMAVTTK is encoded by the coding sequence ATGAAAATCACATCACCTCGCACACTCAAAGCCGGGTCCGCGCTGGCTGTCCTGGGCCTGCTGGCCACCGGCTGCTCGGCGCAGAGCGCCGCCGACTCCAGCGCCACGACGCCCACCCGAGTCGCAGTGACCTACGCCAACGGGGTCTCCGTCCTCGATGGGCAGAGCCTGGAAGTGCTCAAGAGCTTCGACACCGAAGAGTTCACCCGCCTGAACTCGGCCGGTGACGGGAAGAACTTCATGCTCACCACGTCCAAGGGGTTCCAGGTCCTGGACGCCGTGACCCCGGAGCTCACACAGACCACCTTCGCCGCTTCGGCTGCCGGACATGTGGTTGCGCATGCGGGCAAGACGGCTCTCTTTGACGACGGCAGCGGAACCACCACGCTCTTCGACACCGATGAGCTTGCTGGCGCCGATGGAAAATTGCCGGAGGTGCAAACCGTTGAATCGCCGGCGCACCACGGGGTATCCGTGGCCCTGGAAGATGGCTCGGTGCTGACCACCATTGGCGATGCCGACTCGCGCTCCGGAGTACAGCTGCTGGATGGCAAGCACCAGAAGGTCGCCGAGAACACCGACTGCCCAGGGGTGCACGGCGAGGGCACCGCGGCACAGGGCCGCGCGGTCTTCGGTTGTGAAAACGGGGCGCTGGTCTTCGCGGATGGAAAATTCACCAAGCTCACCGCCCCGGATGCCTACGGCCGCATGGGCAACGCCTATGTCTCGCCGACCAGTGAACTGGTGATCGGCGACTACAAGGATGATCCCGATGCGGAGGGCAGCCTGCTGCACCAGATCACCCTGATTGACACCGCCAAGCCGAGCTACCAGGTGGTCGACTTGCCTGAGGGCGTGGAATACACCTGGCGCGGGGTGGCTCGTGGTCCGCAGGACCTTGGCTACTTGCTGGGTACTGACGGAAAGATCCACGTGATTGACCCAAGCACCGGGAAGATCACCCGAAGCCTTGAAGCCATCGACCCGTGGGAAGGCCCAGCTCAATGGCAGGAGGCGCACCCGTCCCTGCGCCTTGACGGCAACACCGCCTATGTCAGCGAGCCAGCCAAGAAATCGCTGTACGCGATCGACCTGGACACCGGTGAGAAGACCGCGACCGTGAAGCTGGATGCGGAGCCCAACGAAATGGCGGTGACCACCAAGTAG
- a CDS encoding metal ABC transporter substrate-binding protein, whose protein sequence is MRSYATNAGKALAALAVLPLILTGCIGTAQQDDKPNIVVTTNILADVVQNLAGDQAEVHTLMPANVDPHSFEISAQQAAVLNEADLVVSNGLNLEEGLQRQLEAVDAAGDNHFVATDHVKVLNVSGSSDSKDPHFWTDPARMIDVVDALEEDLGQVPGVSKEQLQADVLAYRSELSGLQQQMSESFEQIPEASRALVTNHHVFGYLADSFGFRTIGAVIPSGTTLASPSAADLASLAEAIRSSKVRAIFVESAQPDKLARALAQEANIDVQIVELYSESLTLPDEGADSYLQMMQVNTERITQALRN, encoded by the coding sequence TTGAGAAGCTACGCCACGAACGCCGGCAAGGCGCTGGCTGCATTGGCGGTGCTGCCGCTGATCCTGACCGGCTGCATCGGCACCGCGCAACAGGACGACAAGCCAAACATCGTGGTCACCACCAACATCCTCGCGGACGTTGTGCAGAATCTTGCCGGCGACCAAGCAGAGGTTCATACGCTCATGCCGGCCAATGTTGATCCGCATTCCTTCGAGATCTCGGCCCAGCAGGCCGCCGTACTCAACGAGGCAGATCTGGTGGTGTCCAACGGGCTGAATCTAGAAGAAGGCTTGCAACGCCAGCTGGAAGCGGTCGACGCCGCCGGGGACAACCACTTCGTGGCAACCGACCACGTGAAGGTCTTGAACGTTTCGGGATCCAGCGATTCCAAGGACCCGCACTTCTGGACCGATCCTGCGCGCATGATCGACGTCGTTGATGCCTTGGAAGAAGACTTGGGGCAGGTTCCCGGAGTCTCCAAAGAACAGCTGCAGGCTGATGTCCTGGCCTACCGAAGCGAGCTGTCCGGGCTGCAACAGCAGATGAGCGAATCATTCGAGCAGATTCCGGAAGCTTCCCGTGCCTTGGTCACCAATCACCATGTCTTTGGATATCTCGCCGACAGCTTCGGTTTTCGAACCATCGGGGCAGTGATTCCTTCTGGAACTACGTTGGCCTCGCCAAGCGCCGCGGATCTGGCTTCCCTGGCCGAGGCCATCCGCAGCTCGAAGGTCCGGGCAATCTTCGTCGAATCAGCCCAACCCGACAAGCTGGCCCGGGCACTGGCCCAAGAAGCCAACATCGACGTGCAGATCGTAGAGCTGTATTCAGAGTCGCTGACCCTTCCCGACGAAGGCGCCGACAGCTATCTGCAGATGATGCAAGTAAACACCGAACGAATCACCCAAGCCCTGCGCAACTAA
- a CDS encoding ABC transporter translates to MKAKIYGLTAALVGGALLAGCASNPVATSQQTTAEPSDHGAVEGAQEMPEAPLHLVTIDESGKTGMLDLLSDEEIDLPQLPDVVNLETDGRYLFADTGSGVEVLDSGMWSWNHTDHFHYYRGTPQQVGLVSGEGPARTIGGPLSTAGSTGVYFPETGKGILLDNAELAEGRISERFTTQAAAHQGLIAPLGDGAVQSEPASASQPAQVQYLDAQGHRVEGAHSECGNPADATHTAAGLAIACDQGIVVASEKQAGGVEFSLLKYPKGTSADQRIKELSHRKSRPVVAAAAGERGAWVINTRNLTMTKVMSDQELRKVSAVGDAKGHVVALDAQGRVLVYSTESGKVIGTTEPLLKKSLQDAQALDSVNLVLDAQRAYVNAPAEKRVYEIDFADSARIARTLSPGTDPIWMTQVGN, encoded by the coding sequence ATGAAGGCCAAAATCTATGGATTGACCGCAGCGCTGGTGGGCGGAGCCCTGCTGGCAGGCTGCGCCTCGAATCCGGTGGCAACAAGTCAGCAAACCACTGCCGAACCATCCGACCACGGGGCAGTGGAAGGGGCGCAAGAAATGCCCGAAGCGCCGCTGCATCTGGTCACGATTGATGAATCAGGCAAGACCGGCATGCTGGATCTGCTCAGTGACGAAGAGATCGACTTGCCACAGCTGCCCGACGTCGTGAACCTGGAGACTGACGGGCGCTACCTTTTCGCTGATACCGGTTCCGGAGTCGAAGTACTGGATAGCGGAATGTGGAGCTGGAATCACACAGACCACTTCCATTACTACCGTGGCACACCACAGCAGGTGGGCCTGGTGTCCGGAGAAGGTCCGGCGCGAACCATCGGCGGACCCCTGTCCACTGCGGGAAGTACTGGCGTGTATTTTCCCGAAACCGGCAAGGGAATCCTGCTCGATAATGCAGAACTCGCCGAAGGCCGCATTAGCGAGCGATTCACCACGCAAGCAGCAGCCCATCAAGGACTGATAGCCCCGCTAGGCGACGGGGCCGTCCAAAGCGAGCCCGCCAGCGCGTCCCAGCCGGCCCAGGTGCAGTACCTCGATGCGCAAGGGCATCGAGTCGAGGGGGCCCACAGCGAGTGCGGAAACCCCGCAGACGCGACCCACACGGCAGCCGGATTGGCTATCGCCTGCGACCAGGGAATCGTCGTAGCGTCCGAAAAGCAGGCAGGAGGCGTGGAGTTTTCCTTGCTGAAGTATCCCAAGGGAACGAGCGCTGACCAGCGCATCAAAGAACTCAGCCATCGCAAGTCGCGCCCTGTCGTAGCCGCTGCGGCGGGGGAACGGGGTGCCTGGGTTATCAATACCCGGAACCTGACGATGACCAAGGTGATGAGCGATCAGGAACTGCGCAAGGTCAGCGCCGTAGGTGACGCCAAGGGGCACGTGGTGGCGCTCGATGCCCAGGGTCGCGTGCTGGTGTATTCGACAGAATCCGGAAAAGTCATCGGCACCACCGAGCCGCTGCTGAAGAAGAGCCTGCAGGATGCGCAGGCCTTGGACAGCGTGAATCTGGTTCTTGACGCGCAGCGCGCGTATGTCAATGCGCCAGCCGAAAAACGCGTCTATGAAATCGACTTTGCCGACTCGGCACGCATCGCACGAACCCTCAGCCCCGGCACCGATCCCATCTGGATGACGCAGGTGGGCAATTGA